From the Corythoichthys intestinalis isolate RoL2023-P3 chromosome 13, ASM3026506v1, whole genome shotgun sequence genome, one window contains:
- the rergla gene encoding ras-related and estrogen-regulated growth inhibitor-like protein, with the protein MNEIRIAVLGSEGVGKSALIVRFFTKRFIGEYASSSECIYQKRLTIDGRQMNLELYEPCSQGKLSLNDQIHWSDGFIVVYDISDRSSFLAARSVVKFIREHRLGTAKRDAESLIFVVGNKHDLCHMREVHCEEGQRLAAEFHCQFHELSAAEHYKEVALIFSKAVQGTGGGKAKERRRRPSGSKSVAKLINNVFGKRRKSV; encoded by the exons ATGAATGAGATCAGGATCGCCGTGCTTGGAAGTGAAGGGGTTGGAAAATCAG CCCTCATCGTCCGTTTTTTCACGAAACGTTTTATCGGAGAATATGCATCATCCTCag AATGcatctaccaaaagcgcctaacaaTTGATGGACGGCAGATGAATCTGGAGCTCTATGAGCCGTGCTCTCAG GGCAAACTAAGCCTGAACGACCAGATTCACTGGTCTGACGGTTTCATTGTAGTCTACGATATTAGTGACCGATCATCTTTTCTCGCTGCTCGAAGTGTCGTGAAGTTCATAAGGGAGCATCGCTTAGGAACTGCCAAACG GGATGCTGAATCGCTCATATTCGTAGTGGGCAACAAGCACGACCTCTGCCACATGCGAGAAGTGCACTGTGAAGAAGGTCAGCGCCTGGCGGCCGAGTTCCACTGCCAGTTTCACGAATTGTCTGCCGCCGAGCACTACAAGGAGGTGGCGCTCATTTTCTCCAAGGCGGTGCAGGGTACGGGCGGCGGcaaggccaaagagcgccggagaCGGCCCAGCGGTTCCAAATCCGTCGCCAAACTCATCAACAACGTTTTTGGCAAGAGGAGGAAATCGGTGTGA